A stretch of the Porites lutea chromosome 12, jaPorLute2.1, whole genome shotgun sequence genome encodes the following:
- the LOC140921703 gene encoding uncharacterized protein yields the protein MLSQGRSLLFFLSSIGLGLLIFSHKTGALRTRCLFTHKDPHCHSAGKLPVLLKCRFPGKWFTIENVSKRNSEGGWDNVNAAKSVAVAQCKSSRTASSDSGAQCAVTGTLPEIQEADVVKVDYFCWEIDPDLLGGFGKRYTI from the exons ATGTTATCGCAAGGAAGGTCATTGCTGTTCTTTCTCTCATCAATTGGTTTGGGACTACTGATATTTTCCCATAAAACAG GTGCCCTTCGTACTCGCTGCCTCTTTACGCATAAAGATCCTCATTGTCATt CTGCGGGTAAACTCCCGGTGTTGTTGAAGTGCAGGTTTCCCGGAAAATGGTTTACCATCGAGAATGTCAGTAAACGGAACTCTGAAGGAGGCTGGGATAACGTAAATGCTGCAAAGAGCGTTGCAGTGGCTCAGTGTAAGAGTTCTCGCACTGCGAGCTCTGATAGCGGTGCTCAATGTGCGGTTACCGGTACTCTGCCAGAGATCCAAGAAGCAGATGTAGTCAAGGTGGACTATTTTTGCTGGGAAATAG
- the LOC140954038 gene encoding QRFP-like peptide receptor translates to MNNTAPTDTTSDLQRTANLVVYFATFLAGLTGNLLVVLIIVRRKTKKSMNDFFVLNLSVSDLCLILFCLPPLIYVQFIGYVGSRFYCKFVWPMVTVSYCSSIYTITSMACYRCRVLLHPFELPPHRKYVSLWISSIWLLSFVVALPLIIVSEFQEQFHGSTCYEDWPNTSYKRGYTLSLLFLQYLLPLLTIAVAYLRIGIDLSRQRARRASVTSRGDISTAGTRRENIKIIKTLAAIVILFALCMLPVHLAWMLLDFGGKREKEIADIIFHFSDALAILQSCLNAVIYGALTKHLRNGFAKYLFWLLSCFGIQKGLNRADSQGRQTNEFFAHEMDTFSC, encoded by the coding sequence ATGAATAACACTGCACCGACCGATACAACAAGTGATTTACAGAGAACCGCAAACCTCGTCGTTTATTTTGCTACATTTCTTGCGGGTCTCACCGGGAATCTTCTCGTGGTTTTGATTATTGTAAGGCGAAAGACCAAGAAGTCCATGAACGATTTCTTCGTTTTGAACTTAAGCGTCTCCGATCTGTGTCTGATCCTCTTCTGCTTACCGCCTCTGATTTACGTACAATTTATCGGATACGTTGGATCTCGGTTTTATTGCAAGTTTGTCTGGCCGATGGTGACTGTTTCTTACTGCTCTAGTATTTATACGATCACCTCAATGGCGTGTTATCGATGCAGAGTGCTTCTGCACCCTTTTGAGCTACCACCGCACAGAAAATACGTCTCATTGTGGATTTCATCAATCTGGCTTCTCTCGTTTGTAGTAGCCTTACCCCTGATCATCGTCTCGGAATTTCAGGAGCAATTTCACGGGAGCACTTGTTACGAAGATTGGCCCAACACCAGTTATAAGCGAGGTTATACATTGAGTCTCTTATTTCTGCAATACTTGTTACCCTTGCTCACGATTGCAGTCGCCTACTTACGGATTGGCATCGATCTGTCACGACAAAGGGCTCGACGCGCATCGGTGACCAGCCGGGGTGATATTTCAACAGCAGGAACTAGAcgggaaaacatcaaaattatcAAGACCTTAGCTGCAATTGTCATTCTCTTTGCCTTATGTATGTTACCCGTACACCTCGCGTGGATGCTACttgattttggcgggaaacgaGAGAAGGAAATCGCGGATATAATTTTTCACTTCTCCGATGCCTTGGCAATTCTACAAAGCTGCCTTAACGCGGTTATCTACGGAGCTCTAACAAAGCACTTGCGAAACGGCTTTGCAAAGTATCTTTTTTGGCTGCTCAGCTGTTTTGGAATCCAAAAAGGTCTAAACCGAGCCGATTCACAGGGGAGACAAACAAACGAGTTTTTCGCTCACGAAATGGATACGTTTTCTTGCTAA